One Gimesia aquarii DNA segment encodes these proteins:
- a CDS encoding DUF368 domain-containing protein has product MSDSQESAAQPKSKFPSKQDLLQAGRGLLMGGADIIPGVSGGTVALILGIYQRLITAISHVDIRLFKLLASRKWGEAAAHLDLRFVIPLGIGILTGVISLASLMHYLLDHHLQLTMSLFFGLILASSFLVAQMVERWNASNIVGFLVSLMGIYWLVGEHSIRPPEGDLYVFLCGMVAICAMILPGISGALILVLLGKYHDITGLLKSIPKQLLQGNIDWSGLLTVLVFVTGCAVGLILFSKLLRWLLHNFHSLIMAVLCGLMVGSLRRIWPFKIDVTPYSDGQTPEMVPFKHRIYENIWPTDFGSTFWTSIALIIGAAFLVWGLDKLSQKYALHDTSEV; this is encoded by the coding sequence ATGTCAGATTCCCAAGAATCCGCTGCCCAGCCAAAGTCAAAATTTCCATCCAAACAAGACCTGCTGCAAGCAGGACGGGGCCTTTTAATGGGTGGGGCAGACATTATTCCCGGTGTCTCAGGGGGAACTGTGGCTTTGATTCTGGGAATCTATCAACGATTAATTACTGCGATCAGCCATGTTGACATTCGGCTATTCAAACTCCTGGCGAGCCGAAAATGGGGAGAGGCTGCTGCCCATCTGGACTTGCGTTTTGTGATTCCCTTGGGCATTGGAATTCTGACAGGTGTCATCAGTCTGGCGAGTCTGATGCATTACCTACTAGACCACCATCTTCAATTGACCATGTCCCTCTTTTTTGGCTTGATCCTCGCATCCAGTTTTTTAGTTGCGCAAATGGTGGAACGCTGGAATGCGTCCAACATTGTTGGCTTTCTCGTCTCACTGATGGGGATCTACTGGCTCGTCGGGGAACATTCTATTCGTCCACCCGAAGGGGATCTGTATGTGTTTCTCTGTGGAATGGTTGCCATCTGTGCAATGATTTTACCCGGAATCAGCGGAGCGCTCATACTGGTTTTGTTAGGAAAATATCATGACATCACCGGCTTACTCAAAAGCATTCCCAAGCAGCTATTACAAGGGAACATCGATTGGAGTGGTTTATTAACCGTCCTGGTCTTTGTAACAGGCTGTGCCGTAGGGCTGATCCTGTTCAGCAAACTATTACGTTGGTTACTACACAATTTCCATTCTTTGATTATGGCTGTGCTCTGTGGATTGATGGTCGGCTCACTACGCCGGATCTGGCCATTCAAAATCGATGTAACACCTTATTCAGACGGTCAGACCCCCGAAATGGTTCCGTTCAAACATCGTATCTATGAAAATATCTGGCCAACTGACTTTGGAAGTACATTCTGGACCTCAATTGCTTTGATTATCGGAGCTGCTTTTCTGGTATGGGGGCTCGACAAGCTTTCGCAGAAATATGCACTGCATGATACATCAGAAGTTTGA
- a CDS encoding FG-GAP repeat domain-containing protein: protein MFNNFLKACQNFCFIALAVVIIYGTSVPVFSAEANRINDLAQYYGFKPLEIFKLSARSSNMLAEDLNGDGKTDLVLIDNSNSRIDILQQRNGKQKSTTESKNEEINFIPNDKRLEHIKVPVDVSISALTVGDFNGDGLNDLAYLAPPDRLIIRYQSKSGDWTKRKRIRLAELQSTQWTIAAGDLNYDQKTDLIVLGKNHTYVVLQDQNGDLNAPRSILSTSPKLGLATIADLNGDGRNDFTYVTRDGKNQILCSRIQKQDGNLGPEIRFELSNPRSVTLANVDGKPGHEILTIDSQTSRLKVQQLENAHNGNGQLSKRLTMYGFGEEGAGRNRGFDLGDINGDGLTDVVVSDPETAQMLVYRQAKGRGLDLGQTYPGLLGVQQLRVEDVDGNGLDEVFVLSEREKIIGVSSYAKQRLSFPKILPIKGEPLAFELVDLDGNQSLELIYVAKVGSKRQYSYKLQALILNQQGVWSEYQFPSPPPSLDSAPKRLLKLDANSDGLFELMAFYGLSRAPKIFTLVPRQTPKVITPSGGINLDEIKPESTFVGGPKRDWFLTAQNNFARRLTLNSANQWQVVDQFNAPETKARVVGAVNINLDGEPGDEIVLVDLGVKKLRILRKESNVYRPWKEVEIGEFPYLSAHVADLNGDQQSDLLLFGRGQFGILYSGQTPPTLKEVASFESKLPQAYFTDSVAGDLNGDGQADIVILDTRTHHLEILNFNAKQGLRHALNFKVFEDKTFSRSNRAGINPREAVIADVTGDGLKDLILLCHDRVLLYPQDDGKN from the coding sequence ATGTTTAACAACTTTTTAAAAGCATGTCAGAATTTTTGCTTCATTGCTCTGGCTGTTGTAATCATTTATGGGACCTCAGTTCCGGTTTTCTCTGCTGAAGCGAATCGAATCAATGACCTTGCCCAATATTATGGGTTCAAACCACTTGAGATTTTCAAGTTGTCTGCTCGTTCATCAAACATGCTGGCTGAAGACTTGAACGGTGATGGGAAAACAGACCTTGTACTGATTGATAATAGCAATAGCCGTATTGATATCTTGCAGCAAAGGAACGGAAAGCAAAAAAGTACAACGGAATCAAAGAATGAAGAAATCAACTTCATTCCCAATGATAAACGACTGGAGCACATTAAAGTTCCGGTTGATGTATCGATTTCAGCTTTGACAGTTGGCGATTTCAATGGCGATGGTCTTAACGATCTGGCTTACCTTGCGCCCCCGGATCGATTGATCATCCGCTATCAGTCGAAATCAGGAGACTGGACCAAACGCAAACGAATCCGTCTTGCCGAGCTGCAATCAACTCAGTGGACAATCGCCGCCGGTGATCTGAATTACGACCAGAAGACCGATTTAATCGTGTTGGGAAAAAATCATACTTATGTCGTATTACAGGATCAAAATGGAGATTTGAATGCTCCGCGATCCATCTTGAGTACCTCTCCTAAGTTAGGACTTGCCACAATTGCTGATCTGAACGGTGATGGCCGAAATGATTTTACCTATGTGACCCGCGATGGAAAAAATCAGATTTTATGCAGCAGAATTCAAAAGCAAGATGGAAATCTGGGACCAGAAATCAGATTTGAACTATCAAATCCGCGTTCTGTAACGTTGGCTAACGTTGATGGGAAACCAGGGCATGAAATCCTGACTATTGATTCTCAAACCAGTCGTCTCAAAGTTCAACAATTGGAAAATGCACATAATGGAAATGGTCAACTTTCCAAACGACTCACGATGTATGGGTTTGGTGAAGAAGGCGCGGGACGCAATCGAGGATTTGATCTTGGTGATATCAACGGTGATGGTCTGACTGATGTGGTGGTTTCTGATCCCGAAACAGCACAAATGCTGGTTTATCGGCAGGCAAAGGGGCGCGGGCTCGATCTGGGACAGACTTACCCGGGATTGCTAGGTGTTCAGCAGTTGCGTGTGGAAGATGTTGACGGTAACGGATTGGACGAAGTCTTCGTACTCAGTGAACGGGAAAAAATTATTGGTGTCAGCTCCTATGCCAAGCAACGCTTATCATTCCCCAAAATTCTTCCCATCAAAGGAGAGCCGCTGGCTTTCGAACTGGTAGACCTGGATGGGAATCAGTCGCTGGAATTAATTTATGTAGCGAAAGTAGGGAGCAAACGCCAATACAGTTATAAGTTGCAGGCGCTGATTCTTAATCAACAGGGAGTCTGGAGCGAATACCAATTTCCGAGTCCCCCCCCTTCTCTCGACTCCGCTCCTAAAAGATTACTCAAATTGGATGCCAATTCAGATGGGCTCTTTGAATTAATGGCCTTTTATGGCCTCTCACGTGCGCCAAAAATATTTACATTAGTTCCAAGACAGACACCCAAAGTGATTACTCCTTCGGGCGGAATTAATTTAGATGAAATTAAACCGGAGTCGACTTTCGTTGGAGGTCCAAAGCGAGACTGGTTTTTGACAGCTCAGAACAATTTCGCACGTAGACTGACCTTAAACTCAGCCAACCAATGGCAGGTCGTTGATCAATTCAATGCTCCTGAAACAAAAGCACGCGTGGTGGGAGCTGTGAATATTAACCTCGATGGTGAACCGGGAGACGAAATTGTTTTGGTCGATTTGGGTGTCAAGAAGCTTCGTATTCTCCGCAAGGAATCCAATGTATATCGTCCCTGGAAAGAAGTAGAAATTGGCGAGTTTCCTTACCTCTCAGCACATGTTGCCGACTTGAATGGTGATCAACAATCAGACCTGTTGCTCTTTGGTCGTGGTCAGTTTGGAATCCTATACTCAGGTCAAACACCACCAACTTTGAAAGAAGTTGCATCGTTTGAATCAAAACTACCTCAGGCCTACTTTACCGATTCCGTTGCGGGAGATCTGAATGGCGATGGACAAGCTGACATTGTAATCCTCGATACGCGGACGCATCATCTGGAGATCTTGAACTTCAATGCGAAACAGGGTTTGAGGCATGCTTTAAATTTTAAAGTCTTCGAGGATAAAACCTTTTCCCGGTCCAACCGAGCCGGAATAAACCCTCGGGAAGCGGTGATCGCAGATGTGACAGGCGATGGTCTCAAGGATCTGATCCTGCTATGCCATGATCGTGTTTTGCTCTATCCACAAGATGATGGTAAGAATTGA
- the uvrA gene encoding excinuclease ABC subunit UvrA has protein sequence MSQTDIIITGAREHNLQNVSVQLPRNQLIVMTGVSGSGKSSLAFDTLYAEGQRRYVESLSSYARQFLGQMPKPEVDSISGLAPSISIQQKMSGRNPRSTVGTITEIYDYLRVLFARVGQGVCEKCGKPITSQSSERIIDSISLLPAKTRFSVLAPLIQQQKGEYKDLFEDLLKQGFLRARVDGQIVQLSDQLQLDRQMRHTIEVVVDRLVAGKTSRSRLAESVELALKLSNGTLIVAEEVSSQHPDKIKADALQDKIYSSRYACADCGISYEPPTPQLFSFNSPLGMCTECNGLGMRYDFPLEALITKEHLSMQKGAFELMGPMSKVGKWRRHIYAGVARSIEKDLNLKEDSFLKTPWNELPEAAQHQFLYGTGDRNITYSWRHSGGVWKHGGTWNGYVEELLENYRKTSNPMLRKYLEKYMEFVHCSSCDGTRLNSQARHVRIASNSFSSNGSRKAIEKTLPEVCAFSIEEAAAFFESLDLDETGSLIADEVLKEIRGRLGFLLRCGLNYLTIDRTAPTLSGGESQRIRLAGQIGCGLVGVVYILDEPSIGLHPRDNTMLLESLCDLRDQGNTVIVVEHDEETMRAADHIVDFGPGPGIRGGHIVAEGSFQNVLKAKESVTAQFLSGKEKIEIPETRRRLIKKESITIKGAKHHNLKNINVAIPTKGFICVTGVSGSGKSSLVNDILWPVLNQKINKGKGSPGEHQKVTGLEFIDKAIDIDQSPIGRTPRSNPATYVKVFDLIRDLYAKLPDSRMRGYKSGRFSFNVSGGRCEACEGHGANKLEMDFLADVWVPCPVCEGRRFHHETLEIRYKGANIAEVLDMDIQQAIEHFQNVPKILKLLESLHAVGLDYLKLGQPSPTLSGGEAQRVKLARELGKRSTGSTFYLLDEPTTGLHFADVKLLLDVLHHLVDAGNTVLVVEHHLDVIKTADWVIDLGPEGGEGGGTILVEGTPEEVAACPYSYTGLALKEQTDLVPTKGVKQKKKTKPLQLNNPHLRWQSATTKQNGKAKSDSSRITIRGAGQHNLQKLDVQIPRNQMNVFCGPSGSGKSSLAMDTLYAEGQRRYVESLSAYARQFLGQMPKPKFEHIHGLSPAIAIEQKTTGHSPRSTVGTVTEIYDYLRVLYARLGSMYCPDCDVPVETQTTDEVIQRILAMETGTKLLILAPVEINVGQSYDTLWEKLQTQGFLRVRIDGITYRLEEVPDIDRRRRHEVEVVIDRITVAAKSRSRIADSVESALALGEGLMYACYCDDEIPEDEWDFETFSLYYFCEQCGQSFEELTPHNYSFNSPLGWCEYCEGLGTELGTNLSELIPDPNRSLQDAAVAAWPDPRSNPQFKKMLAAIAKQFRIPLDVPFNQLSVKQQRLVLYGDEERWVSLDRSGKIQFQYKGLYPAIEESSRLSFAYRSRLHEMTGEVPCSVCNGSKLRTDAAAVRFQGKTINQFCELPLKDALVFMKKVKLNKREKQIAGDLIKEATSRLQFLVDVGLDYLTLGRPLPTLSGGESQRIRLAGQVGRSLTGVLYVLDEPTIGLHPRDNTRLINTLKKLRDIGNTIVMVEHDREVLEASDRLYDFGPGAGRFGGTIVGEGSPKQLQRRKKSLTGQYLSDHLTITLPEERRVIYQKQGKRENPVSPTGHWLELKGARQNNLQSVDLSIPLGAFVCITGVSGSGKSSLIEETLARAVTKKLHRSKEAPGPHDELLGLDQINKAIIVDQKPLGNTPASNPATYTGVFDQIRELFSRLPDSKVRGYQPGRFSFNRSGGRCEDCDGNGQRCIEMHFLPDVWVTCETCNGKRYNQETLAVQYKGKSIADVLEMSIGEVADLFKNIPAIRRTMETLCAIGLDYLTLGQSAPTLSGGESQRVKLAAELARPNTGKTLYLLDEPTTGLHFDDIAKLLKVLNSLVELGNTVIVIEHNLDVIKTADWLVDIGPEAGSAGGQIIASGTPEKLVEHAEQYQKQPTSTKSRRSKRAPLLRSYTGEILKPILSSGKRQEREVFDAQSLSEKQAGDIDLKQIGRDAQMPWQKDGQAWHTQDHMALSGASCKWEGKALESVIAFIESKEGFGEINWNHRSIVEVGGPVKKQGWFLHANTGDQWLLRLSFRVKRNTFKQDELRGQLALKSLDDLDELPIYGRSNRVRVKNLKGPWQEVSLTIHWYEEIDTSEFWAFLESACESYLGLIHRDQIKPDEIMPWKVLKKKWHLSRKGFPNNKRIAWDADLLESLFELVEKTHPDSTIQWDNKSLVNFVSSGKKKPFLIIHTKRREGVDVTLQSANGEITLGKIAELGMEREIKTDSKGKEQARIRFANKKQVQSKAFQQLLKEMVK, from the coding sequence ATGTCACAAACAGATATCATTATCACCGGTGCTCGCGAGCACAATCTGCAAAACGTCAGTGTCCAACTTCCCCGAAACCAGTTAATTGTTATGACGGGAGTCAGTGGTTCCGGTAAAAGTTCACTCGCTTTTGATACATTGTATGCGGAAGGTCAAAGACGCTACGTGGAGTCGCTTTCCAGTTATGCGCGTCAATTTCTGGGACAAATGCCCAAACCAGAAGTAGACTCGATCTCTGGTCTCGCTCCTTCGATTTCGATCCAACAGAAAATGAGCGGACGAAATCCACGCAGCACGGTAGGAACGATTACAGAAATCTATGATTACTTGCGTGTGCTATTTGCCCGGGTGGGGCAGGGGGTTTGCGAAAAATGTGGCAAGCCGATCACTTCACAAAGTAGCGAGCGGATTATTGACTCCATTTCCTTGCTTCCCGCTAAAACCCGCTTTTCGGTTTTAGCGCCCTTAATTCAACAGCAGAAAGGAGAATATAAAGATCTCTTTGAGGACCTGTTAAAACAAGGTTTCCTCAGGGCACGCGTTGATGGTCAAATTGTGCAACTCTCTGACCAACTTCAACTTGACCGGCAAATGAGACACACGATTGAAGTGGTCGTTGATCGTCTTGTTGCGGGAAAGACCAGTCGCTCCCGGTTGGCAGAATCCGTTGAGTTGGCTTTGAAACTTTCGAATGGAACTTTGATTGTTGCGGAAGAAGTTTCATCCCAGCATCCAGACAAAATTAAAGCGGATGCGCTTCAGGATAAAATTTATAGCTCCCGATATGCCTGTGCCGATTGCGGTATCAGTTATGAGCCACCAACTCCTCAGCTTTTCAGTTTTAATAGTCCCCTGGGGATGTGTACTGAATGTAATGGGCTGGGAATGCGATACGACTTCCCATTAGAGGCACTCATCACGAAAGAACATCTTTCGATGCAAAAAGGTGCCTTTGAACTGATGGGGCCGATGAGCAAAGTTGGAAAGTGGCGACGACATATTTACGCCGGTGTTGCCCGCTCGATCGAAAAAGATTTAAACCTGAAGGAAGACAGCTTCCTGAAAACCCCCTGGAATGAATTACCCGAGGCTGCGCAACATCAGTTTCTCTATGGAACCGGTGATCGAAATATTACCTATAGCTGGCGGCATTCAGGAGGAGTCTGGAAACACGGCGGCACCTGGAATGGATATGTCGAAGAATTGCTGGAGAATTATCGTAAAACCAGTAACCCGATGCTGCGGAAGTACCTCGAAAAATATATGGAATTTGTGCATTGTTCCAGTTGCGATGGAACGCGTTTGAATTCACAGGCTCGCCATGTTCGCATCGCTTCTAATAGCTTTTCCTCTAATGGGAGCCGAAAGGCAATAGAAAAAACGCTACCAGAAGTTTGTGCCTTCAGTATCGAAGAGGCGGCCGCGTTTTTTGAATCACTGGACCTGGATGAAACTGGTTCTCTGATCGCAGATGAAGTGTTAAAAGAAATTCGGGGGCGGCTTGGCTTTCTGTTACGCTGTGGTCTGAATTACCTGACGATTGACCGGACGGCACCCACACTTTCCGGAGGCGAAAGCCAACGTATCCGGTTGGCAGGGCAGATTGGCTGCGGTCTGGTGGGCGTGGTTTATATTTTAGATGAGCCTTCGATTGGCCTGCATCCCCGCGATAACACGATGCTACTGGAAAGCCTGTGTGACCTGCGCGATCAAGGTAATACTGTGATCGTAGTTGAGCATGACGAAGAGACCATGCGTGCCGCCGATCATATTGTTGACTTTGGACCCGGTCCGGGTATACGCGGAGGCCATATTGTTGCGGAAGGTTCATTTCAGAATGTTCTGAAAGCGAAAGAAAGTGTAACGGCTCAATTTCTTTCCGGGAAAGAAAAAATTGAAATTCCGGAAACACGACGTCGACTGATCAAAAAAGAATCCATTACCATCAAGGGGGCCAAACACCATAACCTGAAAAATATTAATGTCGCAATTCCGACGAAGGGGTTTATCTGTGTCACCGGTGTCAGTGGTTCCGGAAAGAGTTCTCTCGTCAATGATATTCTCTGGCCTGTCTTGAATCAAAAGATCAACAAGGGAAAGGGAAGTCCGGGCGAACATCAAAAAGTCACCGGGTTGGAGTTCATCGACAAAGCCATTGATATCGATCAGTCTCCCATTGGTCGAACTCCACGTTCTAATCCGGCGACGTATGTCAAAGTCTTTGATCTGATTCGTGATCTCTATGCCAAACTGCCTGATTCTCGGATGCGAGGTTATAAATCCGGAAGATTCAGTTTCAATGTGAGTGGTGGACGCTGTGAAGCCTGTGAAGGGCACGGAGCTAATAAACTGGAGATGGACTTTCTCGCGGATGTCTGGGTTCCCTGTCCGGTCTGTGAAGGGCGGCGCTTTCATCACGAAACGCTGGAAATCCGTTACAAGGGAGCCAATATTGCGGAAGTCCTGGATATGGATATCCAGCAGGCGATTGAACATTTTCAGAATGTTCCCAAAATTCTGAAACTGCTTGAATCACTGCATGCGGTCGGCCTGGACTATCTCAAGCTGGGACAACCTTCTCCTACGCTTTCTGGTGGCGAAGCACAACGGGTTAAGCTGGCTCGCGAGTTAGGAAAGCGTTCAACGGGGAGTACATTCTATCTGTTAGATGAGCCCACAACGGGGCTGCATTTCGCTGATGTCAAGTTACTGCTTGATGTACTACATCACCTGGTTGATGCCGGCAACACGGTGCTCGTTGTGGAACACCATCTGGATGTCATTAAAACGGCGGATTGGGTCATTGACTTGGGGCCAGAGGGAGGGGAAGGGGGAGGCACCATTCTGGTGGAAGGCACACCCGAGGAAGTTGCTGCTTGTCCGTATTCATACACTGGTCTAGCTCTGAAAGAACAGACAGATCTTGTACCCACAAAAGGAGTCAAGCAGAAGAAAAAAACAAAGCCATTGCAACTCAATAATCCGCATCTGCGTTGGCAGTCAGCGACAACCAAACAAAATGGAAAGGCCAAAAGTGACAGCTCTCGCATTACCATTCGGGGGGCAGGACAGCATAATTTACAGAAATTAGATGTACAAATTCCCCGTAATCAGATGAATGTGTTCTGCGGTCCGAGTGGCAGCGGTAAAAGTTCGCTGGCGATGGACACGCTGTATGCGGAAGGACAACGGCGTTACGTCGAATCGTTGTCTGCCTACGCGCGACAGTTTTTAGGGCAAATGCCCAAGCCAAAATTTGAACACATTCATGGACTCTCCCCGGCGATTGCCATCGAGCAAAAAACAACAGGCCACTCCCCACGTTCGACAGTCGGAACCGTGACGGAAATTTACGATTACCTGCGTGTGTTATATGCCCGCTTGGGATCCATGTATTGCCCGGACTGTGATGTCCCCGTTGAAACGCAGACGACAGATGAAGTCATCCAGAGAATCCTGGCCATGGAAACAGGCACAAAACTACTCATTTTGGCTCCCGTAGAAATCAACGTGGGCCAGTCCTATGACACTCTCTGGGAAAAGTTACAGACACAAGGTTTTCTGCGAGTTCGCATCGATGGCATCACTTATCGCTTGGAAGAGGTTCCCGATATCGACCGTCGTCGTCGCCATGAAGTAGAAGTTGTCATCGATCGAATTACGGTTGCTGCCAAGAGCCGTTCGCGAATCGCCGATTCCGTCGAGTCGGCATTGGCACTCGGAGAAGGTCTGATGTATGCCTGCTATTGTGATGATGAGATCCCGGAAGATGAGTGGGATTTTGAAACATTCAGCCTTTATTATTTCTGCGAACAGTGTGGACAAAGTTTTGAAGAACTCACGCCTCATAATTATTCTTTCAACAGCCCTTTGGGATGGTGTGAATACTGTGAAGGCCTGGGAACCGAGCTGGGTACGAACTTATCCGAGTTAATTCCCGATCCGAATCGCAGTTTGCAAGATGCTGCCGTGGCAGCCTGGCCCGATCCGCGATCGAATCCGCAATTCAAAAAAATGCTGGCAGCGATTGCCAAACAATTTCGCATTCCATTGGATGTGCCTTTCAATCAACTCAGTGTGAAACAACAACGGTTAGTGCTCTATGGTGATGAGGAACGTTGGGTTTCACTGGATCGCTCCGGGAAAATTCAATTCCAATACAAGGGGCTCTATCCAGCCATTGAAGAATCCTCGCGACTGTCCTTTGCCTATCGCAGTCGTCTACATGAGATGACAGGCGAAGTGCCCTGTTCAGTTTGTAATGGGAGTAAATTACGTACCGATGCCGCCGCAGTGCGATTTCAGGGAAAAACGATCAATCAGTTCTGCGAGCTTCCTTTGAAAGACGCTTTAGTCTTTATGAAAAAAGTAAAGCTTAACAAACGAGAAAAGCAAATCGCGGGTGACTTGATTAAAGAAGCAACCAGCCGACTGCAGTTTCTGGTGGATGTTGGTCTTGACTATTTAACGCTCGGCCGTCCTTTGCCTACGCTCTCCGGTGGGGAAAGTCAAAGAATCCGTCTGGCGGGACAAGTCGGACGATCATTGACTGGAGTATTGTATGTCCTGGACGAACCGACCATCGGTTTGCATCCACGTGATAACACTCGCTTGATCAACACGCTCAAAAAGCTCCGAGACATCGGTAATACAATTGTGATGGTCGAACACGATCGTGAAGTGCTGGAAGCATCAGACCGTCTATACGACTTCGGACCCGGTGCAGGGCGTTTTGGTGGAACCATTGTTGGTGAAGGTTCTCCCAAACAATTACAACGAAGAAAGAAATCCCTCACGGGGCAATATCTGTCAGATCACTTAACAATCACGCTTCCTGAAGAACGTCGGGTGATTTATCAAAAACAGGGGAAGCGAGAAAATCCCGTTTCCCCAACAGGGCACTGGCTGGAACTAAAGGGCGCCCGACAAAATAATTTACAGTCGGTCGATCTTTCGATTCCTCTGGGAGCGTTTGTTTGCATTACCGGAGTTTCCGGTTCAGGGAAAAGTTCTCTGATCGAAGAGACTTTGGCTCGCGCCGTTACCAAAAAACTGCATCGTTCTAAAGAAGCACCCGGCCCTCACGATGAACTACTGGGACTCGATCAGATCAATAAAGCCATTATTGTTGATCAGAAGCCGCTGGGAAATACTCCTGCCTCGAACCCCGCTACTTATACCGGCGTGTTTGATCAAATCAGAGAACTCTTTTCACGACTGCCTGATTCAAAAGTCCGCGGGTATCAACCAGGTCGATTCAGCTTTAACCGATCCGGTGGTCGCTGTGAAGACTGTGATGGGAACGGCCAACGCTGTATCGAAATGCATTTTCTCCCTGATGTGTGGGTCACCTGTGAAACTTGTAACGGCAAGCGATATAACCAGGAAACACTGGCCGTTCAATATAAGGGTAAGTCAATCGCTGATGTACTGGAGATGTCGATTGGCGAAGTGGCTGATTTGTTCAAAAACATTCCGGCCATTCGTCGTACAATGGAGACGCTCTGTGCTATTGGTTTGGATTATTTGACTTTAGGGCAGTCTGCACCCACCTTATCTGGAGGTGAATCACAGCGCGTCAAACTGGCGGCAGAGTTGGCCCGGCCCAATACCGGGAAAACGTTGTATCTGCTGGATGAACCGACGACAGGCTTGCACTTCGATGATATTGCCAAGCTCTTGAAAGTACTCAACAGTTTGGTTGAGTTAGGAAATACAGTGATCGTCATCGAGCATAATCTGGATGTGATCAAAACCGCCGACTGGTTAGTCGACATCGGACCGGAGGCTGGTAGTGCAGGAGGTCAGATTATTGCTTCCGGAACTCCGGAAAAACTGGTCGAACATGCAGAGCAATATCAGAAGCAGCCGACCTCAACTAAATCGCGAAGATCAAAACGAGCGCCTCTCTTAAGATCATATACAGGAGAAATACTGAAACCGATTCTCTCATCTGGCAAACGGCAGGAACGGGAGGTCTTTGATGCGCAAAGTCTGAGCGAAAAGCAGGCGGGAGATATTGACCTGAAACAGATTGGCCGCGATGCCCAGATGCCCTGGCAGAAAGATGGTCAAGCCTGGCACACACAGGATCACATGGCACTATCGGGGGCTTCTTGCAAGTGGGAAGGGAAAGCTCTGGAATCCGTCATTGCGTTCATTGAAAGCAAAGAAGGATTTGGTGAGATCAACTGGAATCATCGCAGCATTGTCGAAGTAGGTGGTCCGGTCAAAAAACAGGGTTGGTTTTTGCATGCCAATACCGGGGACCAGTGGTTACTTAGGCTCAGCTTCCGGGTAAAACGAAATACATTTAAGCAGGATGAATTACGCGGACAGTTGGCGTTGAAGTCGCTCGATGACCTGGATGAATTGCCCATTTACGGACGTTCGAATCGTGTACGCGTCAAAAACCTGAAAGGACCCTGGCAGGAGGTGAGTCTGACAATTCACTGGTACGAAGAAATTGACACGTCCGAATTTTGGGCGTTTCTGGAGTCGGCCTGTGAGTCTTATCTGGGATTAATTCACCGAGATCAAATTAAACCCGATGAAATCATGCCCTGGAAAGTACTGAAAAAGAAATGGCATCTTTCTCGAAAAGGGTTTCCCAATAACAAACGCATCGCCTGGGATGCAGATCTATTAGAGTCACTCTTTGAATTGGTCGAAAAAACACATCCCGATTCGACTATTCAATGGGACAATAAATCATTAGTTAATTTTGTGAGTTCCGGCAAGAAGAAACCGTTTCTGATCATTCATACTAAACGACGTGAAGGCGTGGATGTCACGCTGCAATCAGCGAACGGAGAAATCACGCTGGGTAAAATTGCGGAACTCGGAATGGAACGTGAAATCAAAACCGATTCTAAAGGCAAAGAGCAGGCGCGCATTCGTTTCGCCAATAAAAAACAGGTTCAATCAAAAGCCTTCCAACAACTTCTCAAAGAAATGGTGAAGTGA